In a single window of the Prinia subflava isolate CZ2003 ecotype Zambia chromosome 3, Cam_Psub_1.2, whole genome shotgun sequence genome:
- the FAM181B gene encoding protein FAM181B gives MLCTCSGVPACVWPGNACAPVPGLCICPGAVCPSPACHAHPAPPLPVFPPASVDGWVQPVRPPGSRQGGGEARGQPRSDPSSSSSFPARRLFPAAAAVARRAHPSGVCRNSGRRRSPPAMAVPAALLSPHHLLSFCFPAAGGLLGYADLEKGYEGGGGDAGDFREATRDLLSFIDSASSNIKLALDRPVKSRRKVNHRKYLQKQIKRCTGIIAAAAPPPAPPPAACPARPPPRREPAQAAGSSLQSKSLAALFGSLQRGRGAAGGAEAKAGGGGAGGGEKAAGGPRKVPLRDRNLPPSFFTEPALPGPATRGPPAKEPEKGGSGGGEAAEFFELLCPEYGALLPEHAAPTDTFGGRLPAELGLEHGLYELPLPAGPHPLLGGLLYPEPPWSPAAPCSPPRKAPAEPLRPLYPGGAEPVPAGGGEEPGGHLPSGFAPFFPECPLPPPQPPYDYGGGYHRGGYPGL, from the coding sequence ATGCTGTGCACCTGCTCTGGGGTGCCTGCCTGCGTTTGGCCAGGGAATGCCTGTGCACCTGTCCCGGGGCTGTGTATCTGTCCCGGGGCGGTGTGTCCCAGCCCCGCGTGCCACGCTCAtcccgccccgccgctgccgGTGTTCCCGCCCGCATCGGTGGATGGGTGGGTGCAGCCAGTCCGGCCCCCGGGCTCCCGGCAGGGAGGCGGGGAGGCCCGGGGCCAGCCCCGCTCTgatccctcctcctcctcctccttccccgcCCGCCGCCTTTTCCCCGCTGCCGCGGCCGTCGCCCGCCGGGCGCATCCCAGCGGAGTCTGTCGGAACTCGGGGCGGCGGCGCTCGCCGCCGGCCATGGCCGTGCCCGCCGCGCTGCTCAGCCCCCACCACCTCCTCTCCTTCTGCTTCCCCGCCGCCGGCGGGCTCCTGGGCTATGCCGACCTGGAGAAGGGCTAcgagggcggcggcggcgacgCGGGGGACTTTAGAGAAGCCACCCGGGACCTGCTGAGCTTCATCGACTCGGCTTCCAGCAACATCAAGCTGGCGCTGGACCGGCCGGTGAAGTCCCGGCGGAAGGTGAACCACAGGAAGTACCTGCAGAAGCAGATCAAGCGCTGCACCGGCATcatcgccgccgccgccccgccgcccgcgccgccgcccgccgcctgccccgcccggcccccaCCGCGCCGGGAGCCCGCGCAGGCGGCGGGCAGCAGCCTCCAGAGCAAGAGCCTGGCCGCGCTCTTCGGCTCCctgcagcggggccggggcgcggcgggcggcgccgaGGCGaaggcgggcggcggcggcgcgggcggcggggagAAGGCGGCGGGCGGCCCGCGGAAGGTGCCGCTGCGGGACCGCAACCTGCCGCCCTCCTTCTTCACGgagccggcgctgcccggccccgccaccCGCGGGCCGCCCGCCAAGGAGCCGGAGAagggcggcagcggcggcggggaggCCGCCGAGTTCTTCGAGCTGTTGTGCCCCGAGTACGGCGCGCTGCTGCCCGAGCACGCCGCCCCTACCGACACCTTCGGCGGCCGCCTGCCCGccgagctggggctggagcacggGCTGTACGAGCTGCCGCTGCCCGCTGGCCCGCACCCTCTGCTGGGCGGGCTGCTGTATCCCGAGCCGCCCTGGAGCCCGGCCGCGCCCTGCAGCCCGCCCAGGAAGGCGCCGGCCGAGCCGCTGCGCCCGCTCTACCCCGGCGGCGCCGAGCCCGTgcccgccggcggcggcgaggAGCCCGGCGGGCACCTGCCCTCGGGGTTCGCCCCCTTCTTCCCCGAGTGCCCGCTGCCCCCGCCACAGCCGCCCTACGACTACGGCGGCGGGTACCACCGCGGGGGCTACCCCGGGCTGTAG
- the PRCP gene encoding lysosomal Pro-X carboxypeptidase — protein MLRLLLLLPLLGAAGALPAPLRRHRRSASLPVGPYLTRYLSQQIDHFGFDENRTFQQRYLVADQYWKKDNGPILFYTGNEGDIEWFCNNTGFMWDVAEELNAMLVFAEHRYYGESLPFGNESFSDSKHLNYLTSEQALADFAVLVEYLKTSIAGARHSPVIAIGGSYGGMLAAWFRMKYPHVVAGALAASAPIWQFGDLVPCGTFFSIVSNDFKKSGPGCSESIRNSWNAINRLSSTDTGLQWLSKTFHLCSPLKTLQDAAVLKNWLSETWVNLAMVDYPYKADFLQPLPAWPIQEVCKFLKDPSLSDNLLLQNVFQAVNLYYNYTGEASCLDVSQTATKSLGEMGWYYQACTEMVMPLCTDGVHDMFEPQKWDFDALSEECYRMWGVRPRLSWILSMYGGKNISSHSNIIFSNGGLDPWSAGGVTQNISNSVVAVVIPEGAHHLDLRSRNPLDPKSVQQARAMEICLMKEWIEKARHSH, from the exons ATCGATCACTTTGGATTTGATGAAAATCGCACATTCCAGCAGCGGTACCTGGTGGCAGATCAGTACTGGAAGAAGGACAATGGGCCAATCCTGTTTTATACAGGCAATGAAGGGGACATCGAGTGGTTCTGCAACAACACG GGTTTTATGTGGGATGTGGCTGAAGAACTTAATGCCATGTTGGTATTTGCTGAACATAGATATTATGGAGAATCCTTGCCCTTTGGGAATGAGTCTTTCAGT GATTCCAAGCACCTCAATTACCTGACCTCAGAACAAGCTCTGGCAGACTTTGCAGTACTTGTTGAGTACCTGAAGACGAGCATTGCAGGAGCCCGGCACAGTCCAGTCATAGCTATTGGAGGCTCTTACGGAGGAATGCTTGCAGCCTGGTTTAGGATGAAGTATCCCCACGTGGTGGCTGG agctctggcagcctctgcCCCAATCTGGCAGTTTGGTGATTTGGTTCCATGTGGCACATTTTTCAGCATAGTGAGCAATGATTTCAAAAAGAGtggcccaggctgctcagagagcaTCCGGAATTCCTGGAATGCTATTAACCGCCTCTCCTCAACAG ataCAGGTTTGCAGTGGCTTTCCAAGACATTTCATTTGTGCAGCCCCTTAAAAACTCTTCAGGATGCTGCTGTATTGAAAAATTGGCTGAGTGAAACATGGGTAAACTTGGCTATGGTGGATTATCCCTATAAAGCTGACTTCTTGCAGCCTCTGCCAGCTTGGCCTATACAG GAAGTCTGCAAGTTCTTGAAGGATCCCAGTCTCTCTGACaatttgctgctgcagaatgTTTTTCAGGCAGTAAATTTATATTACAATTATACAGGAGAAGCCTCATGCTTAGATGTGTCGCAGACTGCAACGAAGAGTCTTGGTGAAATGGGTTGGTACTACCAG GCTTGCACAGAGATGGTGATGCCCTTATGCACAGATGGTGTCCATGACATGTTTGAGCCTCAGAAGTGGGACTTCGATGCACTTTCAGAAGAGTGCTACAGGATGTGGGGAGTGAGGCCTCGCCTCTCTTGGATTCTTTCTATgtatgggggaaaaaacatcAGTTCACACAGCAACATCATCTTCAG CAATGGTGGCCTGGATCCATGGTCTGCAGGTGGGGTGACCCAGAACATCAGCAATTCCGTCGTGGCCGTTGTGATCCCAGAGGGAGCCCATCACCTGGACCTACGCAGCCGGAACCCTTTGGACCCCAAGTCTGTCCAGCAAGCTCGGGCCATGGAGATCTGCCTCATGAAGGAGTGGATTGAAAAGGCCAGGCACAGCCACTGA